The following are encoded together in the Fundulus heteroclitus isolate FHET01 chromosome 19, MU-UCD_Fhet_4.1, whole genome shotgun sequence genome:
- the slc39a8 gene encoding metal cation symporter ZIP8 codes for MFDAPWLPACVLAFGALAHSVKVAERSGQEFLENILRYYGENSSITTEKLEDLLLLISARRSESIIEENPLEDKECPSAGQILSHFGFSNVTELTVGHLGRICPAVLTQVLLPSCPYVSPVTVPAVDYSVWGYGFLAVTIINLASLLGLLLIPFAKKPYFSKVLTYFIGLAIGTLFSNAVLQLIPEALGFDPKADNYVAKAVGIFGGFYLLFFVEKILKISLGIDHEHGHSHFAPADPPLENSIQNGDALGKKESVVLTNITTIAADKSGPAVEPPHANVAPSQDAQVPDGMCHWLRGKRITSIKTVAWMISLSDAVHNFIDGLAIGASFTVSILTGFSTSTAIVCEEFPHELGDFVILLNAGMSVPQAIFFNLLSAMSCYVGLVFGILLGSSFAPNAIFAVAGGMFLYIALADMFPEMDSIAREQRKTSSKIIFFLIQNAGLLTGFAIILLITMFAGNINLG; via the exons ATGTTTGATGCGCCATGGCTCCCCGCGTGCGTCCTGGCTTTCGGTGCGCTCGCCCACAGCGTAAAGgtggcggagcggagcggacaGGAGTTCTTGGAGAATATTTTGCGCTATTATGGCGAGAATAGCTCCATTACGACCGAGAAGCTGGaagatctgctgctgctgatctCAGCCAGAAGATCTGAGTCCATAATTGAAGAAAACCCACTGGAAGACAAAGAG TGTCCCTCGGCGGGGCAGATTTTGTCCCACTTCGGCTTCAGCAATGTCACTGAGCTGACTGTGGGACATCTGGGGAGGATCTGTCCCGCTGTGTTGACCCAGGTGCTGCTGCCCTCCTGCCCCTACGTCAGTCCAGTAACTGTGCCTGCCGTCGACTACTCTG TATGGGGTTATGGATTTCTGGCTGTCACCATAATCAACCTGGCATCTCTTCTTGGCCTGCTGCTGATCCCTTTCGCCAAGAAGCCTTATTTCTCCAAAGTGCTGACTTACTTTATCGGCCTGGCCATTGGGACGCTCTTCTCCAACGCCGTACTTCAGCTCATACCAGAG GCTCTGGGTTTTGATCCGAAAGCAGACAACTATGTGGCAAAGGCAGTTGGTATATTCGGAGggttttaccttttattttttgtggaaaaGATACTGAAAATATCTCTTGGGATTGACCATGAG CACGGCCACAGCCACTTCGCTCCCGCAGACCCGCCTCTGGAGAACAGCATCCAGAATGGAGACGCTTTGGGGAAAAAGGAGTCTGTGGTCCTGACCAACATCACCACCATTGCTGCTGATAAGAGCGGCCCGGCTGTTGAGCCCCCACATGCAAATGTGGCACCCTCGCAG GACGCCCAGGTGCCTGATGGGATGTGCCACTGGCTGCGTGGGAAGCGCATCACCAGCATCAAGACGGTGGCCTGGATGATTTCTCTGAGCGACGCCGTGCACAACTTCATCGACGGCCTGGCCATCGGCGCGTCGTTCACCGTGTCCATCCTGACGGGGTTCAGCACGTCCACCGCCATCGTCTGCGAGGAGTTTCCCCATGAGCTGG GTGACTTTGTTATCCTGCTGAATGCTGGAATGAGCGTCCCGCAGGCCATTTTCTTCAACCTGCTGTCAGCAATGTCGTGTTATGTGGGCCTCGTGTTTGGCATCCTGCTTGGAAGCAGCTTTGCTCCGAACGCCATCTTTGCCGTCGCTGGAGGAATGTTCCTGTATATTGCACTAGCAGACATG tttccaGAAATGGACAGTATAGCAAGGGAACAACGGAAAACTTCAAGCAAGATCATCTTCTTTCTGATCCAGAACGCCGGGCTGCTCACCGGCTTCGCCATCATTCTACTGATCACCATGTTTGCAGGGAACATCAACCTGGGTTAG